A single region of the Candidatus Parcubacteria bacterium genome encodes:
- a CDS encoding transglycosylase SLT domain-containing protein has translation MFRSLLPTPVPFVFVALLILNPLAAAWGNPVQTTTSDQLLPTEEAFPITAIPQKPDASAPKPVARLKKCVKLEALINKVAARVGVDKGLIQGIVYKESRCDPKAMNEESRASGLMGVTPIAQEQVGCGPINTPEKNLLCGTTYLSYLCEELEICDPHQMLLAYLVGPARMRKIVEGNPWAPYTHWYPRGVIRIAESYGS, from the coding sequence ATGTTTCGTTCACTGTTGCCTACACCCGTACCGTTTGTGTTCGTAGCCCTACTGATCCTGAATCCCCTGGCCGCTGCCTGGGGAAACCCGGTGCAGACAACAACGAGCGACCAGCTTCTTCCGACGGAAGAAGCCTTCCCTATCACCGCTATCCCGCAGAAACCAGACGCGTCCGCTCCCAAGCCGGTCGCGCGGCTGAAGAAGTGCGTCAAGCTCGAAGCCCTGATCAACAAGGTTGCAGCGAGGGTCGGCGTAGACAAGGGCTTGATACAGGGCATCGTCTATAAGGAATCGCGGTGCGACCCTAAGGCGATGAACGAGGAAAGCCGCGCCTCTGGACTCATGGGAGTGACTCCCATCGCCCAGGAGCAAGTCGGCTGCGGCCCGATCAACACCCCCGAGAAAAACCTTCTCTGCGGAACCACGTACCTCTCCTATCTCTGCGAAGAGCTGGAGATCTGCGATCCGCACCAGATGCTTCTCGCGTACCTCGTCGGCCCGGCACGGATGCGCAAGATCGTCGAAGGAAACCCCTGGGCTCCCTACACCCATTGGTATCCTCGCGGAGTCATCCGGATAGCTGAATCTTACGGAAGCTGA
- the ddlA gene encoding D-alanine--D-alanine ligase produces MAKKIRVAVVFGGKSAEHEVSLRSAANVAEAIDKSKYEVVPIAIDKYGKWLLPDSAKALLGGTGQSLSISGREVMLRPQSGGAVSLLSGGTPGGVDVVFPILHGPLGEDGTVQGLLTLADVPFVGSGVLGSAVGMDKEIMKRLLRDAGLPIARFITVRASEKRPAYAAVTKKLGKVLFVKPANMGSSVGVSKVKSAKDYTTALDKAFEYDDKILIEEFIPAREVECAVLGNENPIASVVGEIIPSHEFYSYEAKYLDEKGAALEVPAKIPKALSDKIRKMAIEVFKALSCEGLGRVDFFLTKRGKIYVNEINTIPGFTSVSMYPRLFGASGISYPELIDRLIQLALDRHLKKAKLKTTRV; encoded by the coding sequence ATGGCCAAGAAGATACGCGTTGCTGTTGTTTTCGGAGGTAAATCTGCTGAACACGAAGTCTCTCTCCGTTCTGCGGCGAATGTCGCGGAGGCGATCGACAAGAGCAAGTACGAGGTGGTGCCGATTGCTATCGATAAGTATGGGAAGTGGCTTCTTCCAGATTCTGCCAAGGCGCTCCTCGGTGGCACTGGGCAGAGCCTCTCTATTTCCGGTCGGGAGGTTATGCTGCGGCCCCAGAGCGGGGGAGCCGTGTCTCTTCTCTCCGGCGGCACCCCGGGCGGGGTAGACGTAGTTTTTCCCATTCTTCATGGTCCTCTCGGGGAAGATGGTACGGTGCAAGGGCTCCTCACCCTCGCGGATGTGCCGTTTGTAGGCTCAGGGGTACTTGGCTCTGCGGTGGGTATGGATAAGGAAATAATGAAGCGGCTCCTGCGGGATGCAGGGCTCCCTATCGCGCGGTTCATCACTGTGCGTGCGAGTGAGAAGCGGCCCGCCTACGCGGCGGTTACTAAGAAGCTCGGGAAGGTCCTTTTCGTGAAGCCTGCCAATATGGGCTCCTCCGTAGGGGTGAGTAAAGTAAAGAGTGCGAAAGACTATACGACCGCGCTGGACAAGGCGTTTGAATACGACGACAAGATATTGATAGAGGAATTCATTCCGGCGCGGGAGGTGGAGTGTGCGGTATTGGGGAACGAGAATCCTATAGCTTCCGTGGTGGGGGAGATCATCCCGTCCCATGAGTTCTATTCCTACGAAGCCAAGTATCTGGATGAGAAGGGGGCTGCGCTTGAGGTGCCGGCAAAGATCCCTAAAGCGCTCTCAGACAAGATCAGAAAGATGGCGATAGAGGTATTTAAAGCCCTCTCCTGTGAGGGGCTCGGACGGGTGGATTTCTTCCTTACGAAGAGGGGAAAGATATATGTGAATGAGATCAATACCATTCCTGGCTTCACCTCGGTGAGCATGTATCCGCGGCTTTTTGGGGCGAGCGGCATCTCATACCCAGAGCTCATAGATAGGCTCATCCAACTAGCGCTCGATAGGCATTTAAAGAAAGCAAAATTGAAGACGACGCGGGTATAA